The following is a genomic window from Pseudophryne corroboree isolate aPseCor3 chromosome 3, aPseCor3.hap2, whole genome shotgun sequence.
atacataacatcacatgtcactacatttttaagtcaacttagcacagaaaaaggactggcaagatgcacttaccgtcgtctaacttcctgcgatgttctgacgacagagccaacttcattcacagaatgtgtgatgtccctccagatgcgatcttttgtagcagcacccatgtttttggggcctctatgtactttggacatggcctgcgtgaccaagacacgcaactccctcttagtgaatgctggctgtcttttcttacgtctggaggtagcctgtgaggtttcttcctgttgctcctcaccatcttcctcctcactagcagcttctgtctgttgtgtttgtgtggctaatgcggattcctcctcagtttggccagtatgtgtgtgtggcagggtatccccactcaattgttggggctcagaagctgacatttgcagagtactaggtcctgcctgttcagaatccgcagaggcgtattccaacatccgtttctggcactctaggcgttttttcgccaatgccatctgctgctgtgcaatgcggtccatctctgctgctaattcctcacgagaagccatgttggagatgacgtgtgtacgcccaggtgtgtgcctatttatacctacgtgcggcgcgttcattcacacaggtgtacagtatggtaatcttgctaatgattgcactgcttatttaagggcctagtttgcacgctgtgagtgttgggAGTTTGTAGTATTTTGGATGTTGCAGTTTGGAGTTTGTTGgcccgtgcgtgaaggtgctattgttcttttctgagtgagtaattgtcaagcatgcaTTTTGACGTTTGTTCGCGTTTAGCATATAGACAGTATTGCATACTTTTTGCGAAattccgtttgtgagtattcgtgcattcgTCTTGTTGTTAAATGCAACTGTTTGTTGTagcaatttttatttttgtttattaaatattaaatgttGTTAATCTAGATTTTGAATGTAAATTTATAACACTAAACCTGTGctttagtgtttctgttttgtggactaatgtaaaaatgttgttcttactgtcatttttggtctcttgtaggtgtcttattttgggagatTTATCCCCTTTTTGGTTTTGTTGTTTAGTGTGCCCAAAAACACTAATTTACTGTTGTTttcggaggagcaggtaagtccccttggcgtgtgtttgtggctgtttgtgttaatggcctctatgtgtgcttactgtcatttttggtctcttgtaggtgtcttattttgggagatTTATCCCCTTTTTGGTTTTGTTGTTTAGTGTGCCCAAAAACACTAATTTACTGTTGTTttcggaggagcaggtaagtccccttggcctgtgtttgtggctgtttgtgttaatggcctctatgtgtgcttactgtcatttttggtctcttgtaggtgtcttattttgggagatTTATCCCCTTTTTGGTTTTGTTGTTTAGTGTGCCCAAAAACACTAATTTACTGTTGTTttcggaggagcaggtaagtccccttggcctgtgcttgtggctgtttgtgttaatggcctctatgtgtgcttactgtcatttttggtctcttgtaggtgtcttattttgggagatTTATCCCCTTTTTGGTTTTGTTGTTTAGTGTGCCCAAAAACACTAATTTACTGTTGTTttcggaggagcaggtaagtccccttggcctgtgtttgtggctgtttgtgtttgttcaaagtgttttgcttatgtttgtcatccatctttataataaattaaataatttttcacaggattgttctgcaaagtagtgctgttcttgcctgtactagctactaaagggcaaAATTTTATTTTGAATCTATTTTAGATGTCGAACCTATTTATCGTTATTTATACTTAGGTGTTTGTTATGTCTTTGATGCTCTTATTATGTGTCTGTATTGTTGGttgtcatatttttatttttttaagaaaaaactATGTAAGTTTCACacttttaatttgtttttttccttttttgtctcaatttcaaattgttccggaattgaacccagaaaaaatgtcgtatgctcctgcagtaagttgacaccccgtttttttttttatttaattttttttggattgcatttgtcttattcaacatatctttttaatttttttaaagtgtgtgatgtcagtgtttgtggcagcagaagccatcccaccccaacccacggcagcactcccaccccaaccgccagccccacaaccacaaccggctcctcatcaaccaaggcaacggaggcgtgctaggccaccaattttccgcacccgtgtcatactttttgggatgccagatgatgttgttgtgcgtagatacaggctgccaccacatctaatcctagacactctctccataatagagagtgatctggagtcttcaattcggtatcctacagcaataccaccattgacacaattccttgctgtgttacattttttggccacagggtCTTTTCAacatgttgttggagacctggttggcatgtcgcagggccagttcagtaaggtcctgcggcgtgtcagccaggctttcataaagcgggttaagcaatttattgctatgcctttggatgttggtgccctagatgtggtgaagcggcaatttgaggaaggtggtagtcgcttcccacatgttattggggttgtggatggcacacatgtagctattgtgcccccaagacataatgaagaaatttatagaaacaggaaactgtttcattctctgaatgtaatggttgtttgtgggccatccctccagatcctttccctgaatgccaagtttcccggaaactcgcatgatgcttatgtcattagacaatcagggatatggcacagattaagatcaagtcaacgagcagacatgtggttattgggtgagttggccaacataatttcctgccatttttaatcaattttaggaatatactctttctaatttttacttctcctcaaacaggagaccgtggatatccttgcaccccctggctcatgactccttaccgtaatcccaggccaggaccacagacggcatttaactccgcgcttactgccactagacagctggtggagcgcacaattggggtccttaaaggccggtttcgtgtgctccaccgcactggtggcgacatcatgtattcgccggagatggcaagtaaactagtggtcctgtgcgctatactacataacatcacggtaaggagtagcgtagagcttcctcagacagaggaattgcctgatgaggtgcCAGGGGTTGTCCgtcgcttcggtggggggagtgttacacggaggggaagccaagtcagggcaagcattgttgaagaatatttcaggtatagtgtttttttatttactttttgaaATTAATCaaaaacacagtatgcttatgcTCATTTAGTAACGCAGAAATTTGGcttgctattgtaaggtcattgtgtaattattcGGGTGTGTGGGAATCTCTAATTATGTTTTTCAAAAATAACCGTaaacaggttaagcttacaatgtgttatttTCGAATCTAATAATGTGattttgctaaatagtgtccttatttgttttatttcataaaatcctgtttttttaaaaaaaaaacacaaacaaatgaaactgaatgttgaccactttgtgactgtccagctgaattatcacacaaactgtggtgagtacacagatattttttcaatttatttaaaaagtgtgtgtgtgtgtgtgtgtgtgtgtgtgtgtgtgtgtgtgtctgtgtttgtgtgggtgttttAGTTGGTTGtgtgttaatttttattttattttttctcttccgcgactgcgtatttccgctcgagcgaaattaccactgtgctcttcacagcattgcaaagatcaataaagttaattgAAATGACGGCATAGATTTTAGACaaatcacatgctaacacacactataaatatatgcccaaataaggaaaacgccattgccatgatgcgtgcagcacctttcaccaggcgggagctccgcgtcctggttgcggtgatggaccaccgcgtaggccgcgttgggcgctttatcccaaattgggttaagcgcgaggcatatgcggaggtccgccacctactgcggtctcgcgtccgcagcaggcggaccatcatccaactcgagaggagatggagtgatctccgcaggaggactcctgaactgttggcggagatccgccagcaaa
Proteins encoded in this region:
- the LOC135057725 gene encoding putative nuclease HARBI1; the encoded protein is MPDDVVVRRYRLPPHLILDTLSIIESDLESSIRYPTAIPPLTQFLAVLHFLATGSFQHVVGDLVGMSQGQFSKVLRRVSQAFIKRVKQFIAMPLDVGALDVVKRQFEEGGSRFPHVIGVVDGTHVAIVPPRHNEEIYRNRKLFHSLNVMVVCGPSLQILSLNAKFPGNSHDAYVIRQSGIWHRLRSSQRADMWLLGDRGYPCTPWLMTPYRNPRPGPQTAFNSALTATRQLVERTIGVLKGRFRVLHRTGGDIMYSPEMASKLVVLCAILHNITVRSSVELPQTEELPDEVPGVVRRFGGGSVTRRGSQVRASIVEEYFS